The Lineus longissimus chromosome 8, tnLinLong1.2, whole genome shotgun sequence region AGGCAGGCCAATTCAGGGGACAGGGACATGTCCAGCACAACAACCACGTTGAGACAATGTCAATCAAACTCCATTATCATACCATTTCCTTCTATTTTTCTTTTAAAACATGTCAGTCATCTTCACAAGATCAAACAGGCCTACTTTCCCATAAGCCTTCCTCGAGGCGGGGTCGCAAGTTCACTATATTTGGCAGCAATCACATAAATATCGATGCTCTTTTATGGAAATCCATTAAGCGATTTTAgacttttgatgattttgacaaGCTGGTTAGCATTTCTGGAACATTTTAATGTGCTTTGTGTGTACCAATTTAGTCAGGAGAATAATGCTTTGATACGCTTACGTTTATCTGAAAGTTTCAAATGAGAGATACACCTGCAAGTACCGAGAGGTTTCTGTGACAAAACACAAATAATTAACATATCAAATGCATTTTACTTTGTTTCTTGAACAGGGACGTGGTAACATGTACCAGTTTATGATATATTCATGTGTTTTACGATGAATCAGATAGAATTGCGAGATTTTTGTACAATCATCTTCGAGGGCGCTGAGTGTTGTTGACTTACTTTCTTGTCGATAAAGTGGACCTCCtctgatttcaagatggccgccaaaggTCAGGTGGCACCACTGTTGAAGTTCTGTCAGGACTCTTCGAAGATCTTTCAGTCTCGCACACAGTGACTCGAAGAACTTTCAAAAGATATGAGACTGACACAAGATGGCAAGGCACAGAAGTTCTTCTTTTCCTTGCACCAGCCGATTTTGATAATCACCTACATTTTCTTCCAAGTTTCAGCTCAAGAATTAAACCGGTTGTCTTTCAGCAATAGTTTTTTAACCCCGAGCTTAGTTGATGTATTGTTTGCAACAAATTCATGTCTTATCTTACATTGTATCTTTCAGAGCAAAAGATGAACGACCCGGATGAAGCAGAGATCCCAGTCTGGATCAACGGGTCAGAAAAGCTCATGACCGGTCTGACCAAACGGACCACGTGCGATGACGTCATCTACTCATTGTTGATGAGCCAAGGGATATCAAATGGTGACGTGGAAACGTATAATTACATGATCATCGAAAGATGGCGGAAGATGGAACGCGATCTTCAGGGCAGAGCGAAAATCGTAAAGGTCTGGAAAGCCTGGGGCTCAGAGAGAAAGAATGTGAACTTTGTTGTGCGAAAGTTGGAGATTCCTGCAGCTGCGATGATTCGGTCGCGGCGGACGCGGAAACCGCATCGACGACAACGGGATGTAAATTCTGAGTTCTATGATCCGGAGAAAGTTCGCGCCGAGAAAATGCGGGTGCAGAATATTGAGGATCTGGTGCATTTGGTACGGGAGCAGCAGAGACGAATGCATGAACAATCAGGACGGATAAACGAGACTGACTTAGAAATTGATCAGTTTGAAACGAAAGTGCATCTTCAGCGGATAAGTAAAAGGGGACAGAATTACGTTCAGGATTCGTATCTCAGTTTGCATAGTCTCAGTGACGATAGTAGTCATGGCAGCGGGTTAGAAGATGCCTTACCAAACAGTATACACGAATGTGAACTGGAAATGTATTTAAAGATCTGTGATAATATTCTCCAACTAGAGGAGAAAATAACATTGGAGAAAAATAAACTTGAGGATCTGCAGTTTCAGGTTGAGGAAATCAGTAACTGTGGTTCCGAACCTGACCTTGACATGGGTCAGTCAGGGGTTAAGGTCTATTGTGCTAGGGATGAAAAAGTTGTTCGTGATAACTTGAAAATCTCCATGTCTCTCACGGATTATAACCACCAGGAGTTGCATAAACTGTCTCAGGGGATATCAGAATGCGACAATGCTCTCCGGCGGAAGCACGAGTACATGGAGCACCTGATGAAGGAACTGGAGGCCGCGGAAAGAGCTGAGTCATGTttccaaggtcaaggtcacgttaTGCAATATGGTGCCATCTACGCTGTTGGTAGCAGCGCGGGAAGTGACAGCAGCGAAATCTCGAACCACCATACCGACAATTCCATTGAACGTGTTCATGTGCCAACCGTGGGGTCATTTCGACCAGAGGACCGCTTTACAACGCGGATAAACTCTTGTAACAGTAGTGCTGATAGCAATGAAAGTAGTCCCCCAACAGGCCGGACAGTGCGTTTCAGTGACAGTAGTTCTACCAGTGACGACAGAGGGTATTTCTCTCCGGTGCTTGAAACGTGTTCGGAATATCCCGACACTCATTTCCCGAGACCTCTGAAGTCGATTCTCAAAAATACTGCCTATTCCTTTTCGTGTAATGACCTGCATTCTGTTGCCAAGCACGGCTACGATGACAATGATTCAAATTCTGACACTGGTCTCAGTTCACTTCATAGCGACGAAGCCATGCCAATCTTAGAAACACTAGTATGACCTGAGATGCGTTTCTTGTATAAATCTTTGTTATATTGCATACTGTGTATGCAGCAGGGATATGTACTAAGAAGAATGGTATTTGGTGCGACACAAACACTTCTCATCCAACTTCAGATTGTCTTCGAAAGAAAGGAGACACTTATTTCTTAATCTCATCTTGGAGGTCAAAATGTTGGTTTTTTTTCACTCTGTGATTATACTGTCAACAATTTGTGGCGATACGGTCCTATTGCTTTCCAAAGTAGGCCGACTCATTTTCAGCGTGCGTTTCTTGGCAGGGTTTAGTGACCACTCTTCGTGACCAAGTTACGTCGGAACATAACTTTACCAGTGAAGCGAATTCACTTGGGGTTTAATCAGCCCAATCAAACAAGTCGATTAGGACATGCAGTTTACCGGTCTTGATGCCAA contains the following coding sequences:
- the LOC135492371 gene encoding ras association domain-containing protein 9-like isoform X1, whose translation is MDEQKMNDPDEAEIPVWINGSEKLMTGLTKRTTCDDVIYSLLMSQGISNGDVETYNYMIIERWRKMERDLQGRAKIVKVWKAWGSERKNVNFVVRKLEIPAAAMIRSRRTRKPHRRQRDVNSEFYDPEKVRAEKMRVQNIEDLVHLVREQQRRMHEQSGRINETDLEIDQFETKVHLQRISKRGQNYVQDSYLSLHSLSDDSSHGSGLEDALPNSIHECELEMYLKICDNILQLEEKITLEKNKLEDLQFQVEEISNCGSEPDLDMGQSGVKVYCARDEKVVRDNLKISMSLTDYNHQELHKLSQGISECDNALRRKHEYMEHLMKELEAAERAESCFQGQGHVMQYGAIYAVGSSAGSDSSEISNHHTDNSIERVHVPTVGSFRPEDRFTTRINSCNSSADSNESSPPTGRTVRFSDSSSTSDDRGYFSPVLETCSEYPDTHFPRPLKSILKNTAYSFSCNDLHSVAKHGYDDNDSNSDTGLSSLHSDEAMPILETLV
- the LOC135492371 gene encoding ras association domain-containing protein 9-like isoform X2, encoding MNDPDEAEIPVWINGSEKLMTGLTKRTTCDDVIYSLLMSQGISNGDVETYNYMIIERWRKMERDLQGRAKIVKVWKAWGSERKNVNFVVRKLEIPAAAMIRSRRTRKPHRRQRDVNSEFYDPEKVRAEKMRVQNIEDLVHLVREQQRRMHEQSGRINETDLEIDQFETKVHLQRISKRGQNYVQDSYLSLHSLSDDSSHGSGLEDALPNSIHECELEMYLKICDNILQLEEKITLEKNKLEDLQFQVEEISNCGSEPDLDMGQSGVKVYCARDEKVVRDNLKISMSLTDYNHQELHKLSQGISECDNALRRKHEYMEHLMKELEAAERAESCFQGQGHVMQYGAIYAVGSSAGSDSSEISNHHTDNSIERVHVPTVGSFRPEDRFTTRINSCNSSADSNESSPPTGRTVRFSDSSSTSDDRGYFSPVLETCSEYPDTHFPRPLKSILKNTAYSFSCNDLHSVAKHGYDDNDSNSDTGLSSLHSDEAMPILETLV